The region CCCCAAAGGCTATGCCTGGTATGGTCAAAATATGGGCTTCCTTCAATAGCAGATCGCAAAACTCGGTGCTGTTTAATCCTGTTTCCTTTATATTGACAAACATGTACATACTTCCCCTAGGAGGTAATGTAGAGAGTTTTGGTATTCGTTTTATCCTATCATAGGCATACATCATCCTATTCTTGATTTCGTTTATAATTGGTGGACAGACCTTCTTTCTCAGCCTTAAGGCATGCAAAGCAGCTCTCTGAGAAACAGAAGGAGCTGTAAAGACGTTGTTTTCGTTAATATCCTTCACGGTATCGACTATAAAATCAGGAGCCAATATATACCCAATTCTCCATCCAGTCATAGCAAAATTCTTTGAAAAAGAAGAAATGGTAATAGTCCTCTCCCTCATTCCTCCAAGGGAAACCATTGGAATAAAAGGTTCCTCAAAACTAAATTCAGTATACACATCATCAGCTATAACTATCAAATCATATTTTTTTGCAATCATGGCAATTTCCTGCATAGTCCTCCTATTATAGCATGTACCTGTAGGATTATGAGGAGTATTAACTATTATAGCCTTAGTCCTGTTGGTTATTAGCCGTTCCAACCTTTCCACATTTATTTCAAACATCTCTTCTTCATAGGTTGGCAAAAATACAGGCTTTCCTCTAGCCAATTTAATCTGCTGAGGATAGGGAGTAAAATAGGGATCAGGAATTATTACCTCATCTTCATCATCTAATATTGCTTCTAAAACCAGCCACATTGCATGACATCCACTGGTAGTAACCATTATCTCTTCCCGCTTAATATCTAATCCATATTCCTCTTTATAGAATTTAGTAATTTCATCCCTTAGCTCTGGGTCCCCATAAGAATCAGTATAATGGGTATGGCCTTTTTTAGCATCTTCCATAGCTAAATCGATTATCGGTTCAGGGGTGTTAAAATCTGGATCTCCCAAACTAAAATTGATAATATCGTCGAATTTTTCAAAAAGGCTTACGCTTTCTCCCATTGGTGTGGTAATTGAATTCCAATACCTTTTAGATATAAATCTATGCTTCATTTATCTACTCCTTTCTGTATATAAACTAATGTTACCTACTCTGGTTATAATAAGCAATCCGTTTTTCTTACTATCATACAATATAATTTGATTATTGACAAACTCTTTTTCTTGACACTTTTATTTTAGTTCATTATACTTAGAATAATAATTTTTTTTAGGGAATCATAGCATGCATAAACTATAGTAAAATGAAAGGAGTAGTATTTATGAAGGAAGAAAACCTCTATACAAAACCTACAAAGAAACAATTATTAAAATTTATAATCCCTTCAGCAATAGGAATATTCCTTTTTCTGTTTCCCATTCCATGGAAAGATTCGGTTAACATTCCCTTAGGGGTTATTTCTGATTTCTTTGCAGCCCTCATCAAGCCAGCGGCTTCTCTTGGATTGATGATAGTAATTACGATATCTGCACTCTTTAGTTTAATAACCTATCTATTTAAACCTAAATTTATTATGGATAATAAATTGCTATCAAAGCTATTTGTTACATCACCAGCTTATATTATTACTCGCATATTAGGTTCAATAGTGACAATAATGTGCTACTTCCAAGTTGGTCCTGAAGTAATCATTTCTCCAGATACAGGAGGAACCATGATGGGGTTATTAGAAACCTTAGTGGCTTGGTTCTTCGCAGCATCTTTTTTAATGCCATTTTTGATGGACTATGGACTTTTAGAATTGGTTGGTACAATACTTAGGGATTTTACAAGACCTCTTTTTAAAATTCCTGGCAGAGCTACTATCGATTTGCTTGCTTCTTGGGTTGGAAACTGCAACGTAGGCGTTGTATTGACATCCCAGCAGTATGAAAAGGGTTATTATACGGCAAGGGAAGCCATTACCATTGCTACCTGTTTTTCTGCTGTATCATTGCCATTTTGTCTTGTAATTGCAGCTATGTTAGGGGTAGATGATAAGTTTATACCCTTCTATGCTATTTTATGCATAACGGGAGTATTAAGCGTTGTAATAATGACTAGAATCCCTCCATTAAACAGATACCCAGATGAATATTACCCACTAGTAGGTAAACAAATTCAGGAGGAAGAACCAGAAGGAATTAAAAAAACTCAATGGGGCTTAAAATTGGCTGTAGAAAAGGCAGAAAAAGGCCTTAACATAAAACAAATACTCTATAACGGCGTAGAGACTTGGTTAGGAATAGTATTCTCCCTGACTCCAATAGTAATGTCCTTTGGCACATTAGCACTAGTCCTTGCCACCTATACTCCAGCTTTCGACTGGCTTTCCTTGCCCTTTGGATACTACTTGAAATTATTAGGACTGGAAGAAGCCTTTAAAGCAGCACCTGCTACAATCGTTGGATTTGCAGATATGTTCATACCTGCCATATTAGCAGCAAACATAGCTTCCTATAAGACTCGATTCGTAATAGGAATACTATCATTAGTTCAAATAATCTATATGACTGAAGTCGGCACCCTCATTATGACTTCTAAAATGCCCATAGGATTTAAAGGGCTATTAGCTATTTTCATAGAAAAAACTATTATTTCCCTCCCAATCATCGTACTACTAACTAACCTATTTGGTATAACGGGATAATATTTTATAAGGAGGAATAGAATGGAAAGACATAACGTGTATTTTGGTGGCGTTCCCGGAATGAGCCAAAGCCAGATAATGGATATGGAAAGGGAATTAAAAAAGGAAATTCCAAATATCAATTACACCTTTTTTGGTGAAGAAGTACTTTCATCGGAGGAATTCATTCAAAGATGCCATGATGCGGAAATCATCATTACCTGGGACCAGATAATGGATGAAAAAATATATTCTTCACTAAAGAATTTAAAAGCCTATTGTGCTGCCAGCATAGGTTATGATGGAGCCAATGTGGAACTGGCAGAAAAATATAAAGTAATAGTTACAAATGCAGGTAATTACTGTATAGAAGAAGTTGCAACCCACACAATAGCACTAATACTGGCCTGCAATAGGAAATTAAAATTGATGAATGAAAGCGTCATGAGGGGTATTTGGAACAGCGGTATTGGAGATCCAATAAAAAGATTTTCAGAGACTACAGTAGGATTATATGGTTTTGGAGCCATTGGGCAGAAGGTGGCAGAATGTTTAAAGGTTTTCGGCTGCAAGGTCATTGCAACAGACCCCTTTGCCAATTTAGAAAAGGCAAGAAGCTTAAATGTTGAAATAGTCGATTTAGAAAGCTTAGCAAGGGAATCGGATTATATTTCCATCCACGCTCCCCTGTTAGAGAGCACTAAATACACATTTAACAGAGAGCTCTTTAATATTATGAAAGACTCGGTATGCATTATAAATACCTCAAGGGGAAAAATAATAAAGCTGGAAGATTTATATGAAGCCTTACACAATGGGAAGGTATCCTTTGTTGCCTTAGATGTCCTCGAAAACGAACCTCCAATGGAGTTGGAGAAAAAGATCATAGAACACCCTAACGCCATCGTAACTCCCCATGCCGCCTTTAGCTCCACTGCTGCTTCAAGAGACCAAATTGCAAATACGGTACAGTGCGTCAAAAAAATCATAAACGGGGAATTACCTGACTTCATTGTAAACCCTAGTGTCATCAATAAACTATAAGTAATAAAGCCATTCCTAAAAGGGAATGGCTTTTATCATTAAAATATTAAATGAGCGATTATGGCTACAATAGGCAAAGTAATTAAGGTCCTCTCAATAAATATTATAAATAGCTCCCCTAAAGACACTGGAATCTTTGAGCCTAATATTACTGCTCCCACCTCTGATAGATATACTAATTGGGTAACGGATACTGCCGCCACAACAAAGCGAGTCATCTCATTTGGAATAGTAGCTCCAATTACTGAAGGCAGAAACATGTCTGCAAAACCAACTACCATAGTCTGGGAAGCCTCTACTGCATAAGGCACCCTTAATAGATTAAGCAATGGAATAAATGGCTTTCCCAACCACACAAATACAGGAGTAGCTTCAGCAATTATAAGTGCTATAGTACCAAAGGCCATTATTACGGGCATCACTCCCATCCACATATCTAAAACGGTTGTAATTCCATTTGTAACAAAATGTTTAACATTCATACTTTGTTCTGCCCTATTAATAGCTAAATGAGTACCCCATGAAATGGTTGTAAATCCATCAGGAATATCTTCTCCAAGATCCCTTTTAAGCCCCGTAAAATAATCATCTTTTTTTCTAGATAAAGGTGGAACCCTTGGTATGATAATGGCTGCAATTACACTAGCAAGGGTTACTGCCAAATAATAAGGACCAAATAGGTGGGCTAAACCTACCTGGTTTAATACTACTAGACAAAAAGTAATGGATACTGCAGAGAAGGTAGTAGCAATAACGGAAGCTTCCTTAGTAGTATAATATCCCTCTTCATACTGCTTATTGGTTATAACTACACCAATGGTGCCATCCCCCACCCAGGAAGCAATACAGTCTATAGCAGAACGTCCTGGTAATTGGAATATTGGCCTCATTACAGGAGTTATCATCGCACCAATAAACTCCAATAGTCCAAAATTTGTTAAAAAGGGTAATATGAATCCAGCAAAAAAAAATATGGAAAATAGCCCCAAAATCAAATCGTAGAGTATTAATCCTCCAGTATCCTCAGACCATATATATTCAGGTCCTATCTTGAAATACACCAAAAAGGTAAGTATAACTCCAACTACTCTAGCTGCAATCCAAAAGTCCGATATGCTAAATAGTGATTTTAAAAACTCATTATTCTCAATAAATGCAGGTTTAAAAAATCTGTAAATGACAGCCATAATTCCAGATAAAGCTATGATAACTAAAATAATGGTAGGTAAAATAGGTTCTAGCAAACCCGTCAGCGTACTTGCCAATAAAGCAACTAGTATAGTAGTTTGACCTTCAACTTTTAATGGGAACATCAAAAGAAGTACACCTATAACTGAAGGCACAATAAATTTTAAATAGTCGCTTACTGTAAATCTTCTCCTTTCAAAGGAATTATGCATATAATACCTCCTTTTATTAATTTTTATGCTGCAAACTTAAAAATAAATTAAGTTTGCAACATTATAAAATTATAATATTCTTTTATTAATAGGTCCTAAAACTATAAATACGCCACTAAATAAAAAGGGAGTTCACTGGATTTTTATAGACTTGAAAAGCTCCTTTAAACTCATTACGTGATTTGACAAGATGAAAGCAATTCAATTTTACTTGTTGAAATATTTATGGAAATATTCCCTTAATTTTGATTATATTGAATATTCAGGTACATTATACATAAAAAATTTTGACGTGTCAATCTCATTTACTCTGAAAAAGTTAAACCTAGTCAACCTAATGAGGCTGACTAGGTTCTACCAACTCTATTGCCCTTTTTATTTTTTCTCTTAAGAAACCATTAGCTCCTATTATTTTTTCCTTGTAATTTTCTTCACCTTGATACCAAAACTCTCCGGTGAAGATTCTTACTCCTTGTTTTAAAAGGACCGCAATGCAGGGAATATACTCTGTATGCCCTGTCCCAAAATCCATATTTCTATATACCCCTGTAATGGTTTCCTTTAAATGAGCAGCAAATATATGTCCCTTTCCAGAGTCTATTTCCTCAATTATATCCCTCTTGTATAAAACACAAGCATTTTTTAAATTGCCTATAT is a window of Tepidimicrobium xylanilyticum DNA encoding:
- a CDS encoding pyridoxal phosphate-dependent aminotransferase, giving the protein MKHRFISKRYWNSITTPMGESVSLFEKFDDIINFSLGDPDFNTPEPIIDLAMEDAKKGHTHYTDSYGDPELRDEITKFYKEEYGLDIKREEIMVTTSGCHAMWLVLEAILDDEDEVIIPDPYFTPYPQQIKLARGKPVFLPTYEEEMFEINVERLERLITNRTKAIIVNTPHNPTGTCYNRRTMQEIAMIAKKYDLIVIADDVYTEFSFEEPFIPMVSLGGMRERTITISSFSKNFAMTGWRIGYILAPDFIVDTVKDINENNVFTAPSVSQRAALHALRLRKKVCPPIINEIKNRMMYAYDRIKRIPKLSTLPPRGSMYMFVNIKETGLNSTEFCDLLLKEAHILTIPGIAFGECGEGFIRLALTIGVSEMEEAFNRVEKLSILNR
- a CDS encoding YjiH family protein gives rise to the protein MKEENLYTKPTKKQLLKFIIPSAIGIFLFLFPIPWKDSVNIPLGVISDFFAALIKPAASLGLMIVITISALFSLITYLFKPKFIMDNKLLSKLFVTSPAYIITRILGSIVTIMCYFQVGPEVIISPDTGGTMMGLLETLVAWFFAASFLMPFLMDYGLLELVGTILRDFTRPLFKIPGRATIDLLASWVGNCNVGVVLTSQQYEKGYYTAREAITIATCFSAVSLPFCLVIAAMLGVDDKFIPFYAILCITGVLSVVIMTRIPPLNRYPDEYYPLVGKQIQEEEPEGIKKTQWGLKLAVEKAEKGLNIKQILYNGVETWLGIVFSLTPIVMSFGTLALVLATYTPAFDWLSLPFGYYLKLLGLEEAFKAAPATIVGFADMFIPAILAANIASYKTRFVIGILSLVQIIYMTEVGTLIMTSKMPIGFKGLLAIFIEKTIISLPIIVLLTNLFGITG
- a CDS encoding C-terminal binding protein; its protein translation is MERHNVYFGGVPGMSQSQIMDMERELKKEIPNINYTFFGEEVLSSEEFIQRCHDAEIIITWDQIMDEKIYSSLKNLKAYCAASIGYDGANVELAEKYKVIVTNAGNYCIEEVATHTIALILACNRKLKLMNESVMRGIWNSGIGDPIKRFSETTVGLYGFGAIGQKVAECLKVFGCKVIATDPFANLEKARSLNVEIVDLESLARESDYISIHAPLLESTKYTFNRELFNIMKDSVCIINTSRGKIIKLEDLYEALHNGKVSFVALDVLENEPPMELEKKIIEHPNAIVTPHAAFSSTAASRDQIANTVQCVKKIINGELPDFIVNPSVINKL
- a CDS encoding YjiH family protein; the encoded protein is MHNSFERRRFTVSDYLKFIVPSVIGVLLLMFPLKVEGQTTILVALLASTLTGLLEPILPTIILVIIALSGIMAVIYRFFKPAFIENNEFLKSLFSISDFWIAARVVGVILTFLVYFKIGPEYIWSEDTGGLILYDLILGLFSIFFFAGFILPFLTNFGLLEFIGAMITPVMRPIFQLPGRSAIDCIASWVGDGTIGVVITNKQYEEGYYTTKEASVIATTFSAVSITFCLVVLNQVGLAHLFGPYYLAVTLASVIAAIIIPRVPPLSRKKDDYFTGLKRDLGEDIPDGFTTISWGTHLAINRAEQSMNVKHFVTNGITTVLDMWMGVMPVIMAFGTIALIIAEATPVFVWLGKPFIPLLNLLRVPYAVEASQTMVVGFADMFLPSVIGATIPNEMTRFVVAAVSVTQLVYLSEVGAVILGSKIPVSLGELFIIFIERTLITLPIVAIIAHLIF